One window of Macrococcus sp. 19Msa1099 genomic DNA carries:
- a CDS encoding YitT family protein — protein MKISAKSIFFVILGSLIFSLAVNVFIIPANLGEGGVTGMSLIFLYKFGWSPAITTLIMNVVLLIVGFKFLSKRSMILTIISIISLSVFLKLTEPLQLHLKEVLVSTIFGGFLIGVGIGMIVLVGGTTAGTTILARIAHKYLDVNTSYALLFFDLIVVALSLTVISVERALLTVLSLYIGTKAMDVMIEGLNPKKAITIISQNPDPIAKMLDEDIGRGVTILNGRGYYSKRETDVLYCVINKLQLTRTKRMIKKIDEQAFVVVHDVRDVLGNGFMTED, from the coding sequence ATGAAAATCTCAGCAAAATCGATTTTCTTCGTTATATTAGGTTCATTAATTTTCTCACTTGCAGTGAATGTATTTATTATTCCTGCAAATTTGGGTGAAGGCGGCGTAACTGGGATGTCATTGATTTTCCTTTACAAGTTTGGTTGGTCACCCGCAATTACGACGTTAATTATGAATGTAGTCTTGCTTATTGTGGGATTTAAATTTTTATCTAAACGTTCGATGATTTTAACGATTATTTCTATTATTTCGCTTTCTGTATTTTTGAAGCTTACAGAGCCGTTACAACTTCATCTTAAAGAAGTGCTTGTAAGTACCATCTTTGGAGGGTTTCTCATTGGTGTAGGTATTGGAATGATTGTTCTCGTTGGTGGTACAACTGCAGGAACTACGATTTTAGCGAGAATTGCACATAAATATCTGGATGTAAACACTTCATATGCGCTACTGTTCTTTGATTTGATTGTTGTAGCTTTATCACTAACTGTTATTTCGGTAGAACGTGCGTTACTAACTGTGCTAAGTTTATATATCGGCACAAAGGCGATGGATGTAATGATCGAAGGATTGAACCCTAAGAAAGCCATTACAATCATCTCTCAAAACCCAGATCCGATAGCGAAGATGCTGGATGAAGATATCGGGCGAGGTGTTACAATTTTGAATGGCCGTGGTTATTATTCTAAAAGAGAAACAGATGTACTTTATTGTGTAATCAATAAGCTGCAGTTAACACGTACGAAACGTATGATTAAAAAAATTGATGAGCAGGCATTCGTAGTCGTACATGATGTACGTGATGTACTTGGTAACGGATTTATGACAGAAGACTAA
- a CDS encoding NAD(P)/FAD-dependent oxidoreductase, with protein sequence MKDVTIIGGGPAGLYASFYAGLRGLDARIIEYNDKLGGKLNLYPEKIVWDIGATTPKPAALLMTDLVTQGKTFRPEVNLNEKVINIKKHHSHSFEVITNKHSYFSRSVIIAIGSGIINPIKLDIQDAERFEINNLHYVVPSLTRFKDKDILISGGGNTAIDWARDIAPYANSVHIICRKEDFKGHEEMVNQLDQLGVIKLNNQWIHSFNAQDDYITSAVIKKQDNTIYTLAVDEVIINHGFHMDSELLDKSDINLHRADNFYIAGNADGSTNIDGIYAIGDILKHDAKVNLIAGCFHDAAIAVNKIKSYIDPSAEQYGVVSSHNPLFEEENKNIRDAFIHSDTSLG encoded by the coding sequence ATGAAAGATGTAACAATCATCGGCGGAGGCCCAGCTGGATTATATGCAAGTTTCTATGCAGGATTAAGAGGTCTAGATGCCCGAATAATTGAATATAATGATAAGCTTGGAGGCAAACTCAATCTCTATCCAGAAAAGATTGTATGGGATATCGGTGCCACAACACCTAAACCCGCAGCATTACTAATGACAGACTTAGTAACTCAAGGTAAAACCTTTCGTCCCGAAGTGAATCTCAACGAAAAGGTAATCAATATAAAAAAACACCACAGTCATTCATTTGAAGTGATCACTAATAAGCACTCTTATTTTTCTCGTAGTGTTATTATTGCAATTGGCTCAGGTATTATTAATCCGATAAAATTAGATATTCAAGATGCGGAAAGATTTGAAATCAATAATCTTCATTATGTCGTCCCTTCCCTCACAAGATTTAAAGATAAGGACATCTTGATATCTGGCGGAGGAAATACTGCAATTGACTGGGCGAGAGACATAGCACCTTATGCTAATAGTGTACACATCATTTGTCGCAAAGAAGATTTCAAAGGCCATGAAGAAATGGTCAATCAATTAGATCAGCTAGGTGTCATTAAGCTCAATAACCAATGGATACATTCTTTTAATGCTCAAGATGACTATATCACTTCTGCAGTCATCAAAAAACAAGATAATACTATTTATACTTTAGCTGTAGATGAAGTCATTATTAATCATGGTTTTCACATGGATTCCGAACTCCTTGATAAAAGCGATATCAATCTTCATCGTGCAGATAATTTTTATATTGCAGGTAATGCAGATGGCAGTACAAATATCGATGGTATTTATGCTATCGGTGATATATTGAAACACGATGCAAAAGTGAATTTAATCGCCGGTTGCTTTCACGATGCTGCAATAGCAGTCAACAAAATTAAATCATATATCGATCCATCTGCTGAACAGTATGGTGTCGTTTCAAGCCACAACCCCTTATTTGAAGAAGAAAATAAAAATATCAGAGATGCTTTCATTCATTCCGATACATCCTTAGGCTAA
- a CDS encoding ABC transporter ATP-binding protein has translation MSRLQGNKVTISYGDKEIVKSLDISIPDHKITSIIGPNGCGKSTLLKGLSRILSVKTGEIILDGKSIHEQSTKEVAKKIAVLPQSPDVTDGLSVEELVSYGRFPYQKGFGRLSAEDKMEIDWALRVTGTWDYKTRNVNDLSGGQRQRVWIAMALAQKTDIIFLDEPTTYLDISHQLEILELIQTLNREEGCTIVMVLHDINQAIRFSDHLIAMREGEIIKEGKPEEVLTKDILAKVFNIDAEISNDPRNGKPMLVTYDLLCRHYMKDVARNHE, from the coding sequence ATGAGCAGATTACAAGGGAATAAAGTAACAATCAGTTACGGAGATAAAGAAATTGTAAAATCATTGGACATTTCCATTCCAGATCATAAGATCACATCAATCATCGGTCCAAATGGATGTGGTAAATCTACATTACTTAAAGGCTTATCGCGTATATTATCCGTGAAGACAGGTGAAATTATACTTGATGGAAAAAGTATTCACGAGCAATCAACTAAAGAAGTTGCTAAGAAAATTGCAGTACTTCCTCAGTCACCCGATGTAACAGATGGTCTAAGTGTAGAGGAACTTGTAAGTTATGGTAGGTTCCCATATCAAAAAGGATTCGGACGTCTATCAGCTGAAGATAAGATGGAAATTGACTGGGCACTTCGTGTGACTGGAACATGGGACTATAAAACACGTAATGTAAATGATTTGTCAGGGGGGCAGAGACAACGCGTATGGATTGCTATGGCGCTTGCACAAAAGACGGATATTATCTTTCTTGATGAACCTACAACGTATCTGGATATTTCACATCAACTTGAAATACTGGAGCTTATACAAACATTGAATCGAGAAGAAGGATGCACAATCGTTATGGTGCTTCACGATATTAATCAGGCAATTCGCTTTTCTGATCATTTAATTGCAATGAGAGAAGGTGAGATTATTAAAGAGGGTAAGCCAGAAGAAGTTCTGACGAAAGATATATTGGCGAAAGTATTTAATATTGATGCGGAGATATCTAATGACCCGCGTAACGGTAAACCGATGCTTGTGACTTATGATTTACTATGCAGACATTATATGAAAGACGTAGCTCGAAATCATGAATAG
- a CDS encoding iron ABC transporter permease, producing MNRTYLFKNYFYSGLLLSMIFLVITLLLSFMLGSENYSLYEVVQAVFHYNNSEVHNIIREIRMPREVAAMLVGMSLACSGAVMQGITRNPLADPALIGLNAGALLFISIMFAIVPGANFIMIMLSGFIGAIIGGTIVLMLGNSKRGGFNAMKIILAGAAVSTLMTALAQGVSIYFKTNQSNLLWSSGGVTGTTWQHIFYAAPVILITLLLLFIFSRQLTILSVGDEMAAGLGVNTSKTRVLFSVLTMILAGVAVALVGSLAFVGLMVPHIARMLVGIDYRKLLPFTTILGGIFVVWADIIARQTGEAPIGAIVSIIGVPFFIYLVRRDGTM from the coding sequence ATGAATAGAACTTACCTCTTCAAAAATTATTTTTACTCAGGGCTTTTATTATCAATGATTTTTTTAGTTATTACGTTGTTACTTTCTTTTATGTTAGGTTCAGAAAATTATAGCCTCTACGAAGTCGTTCAAGCTGTGTTTCATTATAATAATAGTGAGGTCCATAACATCATCCGCGAAATTCGAATGCCACGTGAAGTTGCAGCGATGCTTGTTGGAATGAGCCTTGCTTGTAGTGGTGCAGTAATGCAAGGAATAACGAGAAACCCACTTGCAGATCCAGCACTTATCGGTCTGAATGCGGGGGCATTGTTATTTATCAGTATTATGTTTGCGATAGTACCAGGTGCAAACTTTATAATGATTATGTTATCAGGATTTATAGGTGCGATTATCGGTGGGACAATTGTACTTATGCTGGGAAATTCAAAGCGTGGAGGATTTAACGCGATGAAAATTATTTTAGCGGGAGCAGCGGTAAGTACATTGATGACCGCACTTGCACAGGGAGTTTCGATATATTTTAAGACGAACCAAAGCAATTTATTATGGTCAAGCGGAGGTGTAACAGGAACAACGTGGCAACATATATTTTATGCAGCACCGGTGATTCTGATTACGCTGTTGCTATTATTTATCTTCAGTAGACAGCTTACAATTTTAAGTGTAGGAGATGAAATGGCTGCAGGATTAGGCGTAAATACATCAAAGACGAGAGTGTTATTCTCAGTGCTCACGATGATACTTGCAGGTGTGGCCGTTGCTTTAGTCGGATCCCTTGCTTTTGTAGGGTTAATGGTTCCCCATATTGCTAGAATGCTTGTAGGTATTGATTATAGAAAGTTATTGCCATTTACAACGATACTCGGTGGAATCTTCGTAGTTTGGGCGGATATTATTGCACGTCAGACAGGTGAGGCACCTATTGGAGCGATTGTCTCGATTATCGGTGTTCCATTCTTTATATATCTTGTCAGAAGGGATGGGACGATGTGA
- a CDS encoding iron ABC transporter permease, which produces MNINKITRQWFVMIALIILLFIVIIISMTTGDFKMAPNTFLRTLFGAGDETETMILYEFRLPRLLITIMGGVALALSGAILQSITKNPLADPGIMGINAGSGFFIALLMIFIPVDSSNFIYVLPLFSMMGALITIGVVLKLSYDKETGINPVKMILIGIGLSTALSGAMMMLTSTFNKEDVEFISKWLGGEIWGDSWSFVIMLGVILLICLPYIMQKLTVLNILNTHDHVATGVGVNLSVERRNAVIISVLLCAGAVSVCGSIAFVGLISPHIARQLVGARHERFIPVTIVIGAILLSFADMVGRLLISPAGIPAGILVSIIGAPYFLYLMRKNL; this is translated from the coding sequence GTGAACATAAATAAGATAACAAGACAGTGGTTCGTGATGATTGCACTTATAATATTATTGTTTATTGTGATTATCATCAGTATGACAACAGGCGACTTTAAAATGGCCCCCAATACTTTTTTACGCACATTATTTGGAGCTGGTGATGAAACAGAAACTATGATTCTTTATGAGTTTCGATTGCCGAGATTACTCATTACGATAATGGGAGGCGTCGCACTTGCTCTAAGCGGTGCCATTTTGCAAAGTATTACGAAGAATCCTCTTGCGGACCCTGGGATAATGGGAATCAATGCAGGGAGTGGCTTCTTCATTGCGCTGTTGATGATATTTATACCTGTAGATAGTAGCAACTTTATCTATGTGTTACCTCTTTTTAGCATGATGGGCGCTTTGATTACAATCGGTGTCGTGCTTAAATTAAGCTATGATAAAGAAACAGGTATTAATCCGGTAAAGATGATACTTATAGGAATCGGTCTTTCTACTGCTCTTAGCGGTGCGATGATGATGCTGACTTCAACTTTTAATAAAGAAGATGTAGAGTTTATATCGAAATGGCTTGGCGGGGAAATCTGGGGAGACAGTTGGTCATTTGTAATCATGCTAGGGGTAATATTGTTAATCTGTCTGCCATATATTATGCAAAAATTAACGGTACTGAATATATTGAATACTCATGATCATGTAGCGACAGGTGTTGGTGTTAATTTATCAGTAGAACGTCGTAATGCGGTGATTATTTCAGTCTTATTATGTGCAGGTGCTGTATCTGTATGTGGAAGTATCGCATTTGTAGGCTTGATAAGCCCGCACATCGCACGACAACTTGTTGGTGCAAGACATGAACGTTTTATCCCGGTGACAATCGTGATTGGTGCAATATTACTCAGTTTTGCAGATATGGTGGGACGCCTTCTCATATCTCCTGCAGGTATCCCGGCGGGTATTCTCGTAAGCATTATAGGAGCACCATATTTTCTTTATTTGATGAGAAAAAATCTATAG
- a CDS encoding GTPase domain-containing protein produces the protein MMDKHPLISAYTSFVRNRSNDKIGVIGQPDAGKSALINLLCESKAYISVQTDATLDTKAYAYNDYGYLVDFPGVGTEVMTVKKYKKIIQNVNIKHYLYVFSSKIKAVDIEIIKYLAKQDKDITFIYNKVDTLIDVQGEDNKEALIRDKDVELNVMMKEIIHKKQSYTFTSVVDHTGIDSLKYVLDEIFVTEETLFISRYQDNKYKESYLNYKTQSAFPKLFTPSFKTILLKANYKSLERTIMEHFKIQEEDIIEHAQKCITIQELIDEFEQQNSDKKVSKAMALTKIVQLLRSSFKIKSVNPISMVVTSMLEVGISNAFPVLQAISKYMNEIRQIADDMIVEEQKIYKQQ, from the coding sequence ATGATGGATAAGCATCCATTAATAAGTGCGTATACGTCTTTTGTGAGAAATAGGTCAAACGATAAGATAGGAGTTATTGGACAGCCTGATGCAGGAAAAAGTGCGCTTATCAACTTGCTTTGTGAGAGTAAAGCATATATATCTGTTCAAACGGATGCAACGCTTGATACTAAAGCTTATGCTTATAATGATTATGGTTATCTTGTTGATTTTCCAGGTGTTGGAACGGAAGTTATGACGGTAAAAAAATATAAAAAAATTATTCAGAATGTAAATATAAAGCATTATCTATATGTATTTTCGAGTAAGATAAAAGCAGTAGATATAGAAATAATTAAATATTTAGCGAAGCAAGACAAAGACATTACTTTTATATACAATAAAGTGGATACATTAATCGATGTGCAAGGTGAAGATAATAAAGAAGCGTTAATTCGTGATAAAGATGTAGAACTTAATGTGATGATGAAAGAAATAATCCATAAAAAACAATCTTATACATTTACAAGCGTAGTAGATCATACGGGTATTGATTCGTTAAAATACGTGCTGGACGAAATCTTTGTGACTGAAGAAACGTTATTTATTAGTCGATATCAAGACAATAAATATAAAGAAAGTTATTTAAATTATAAGACCCAATCCGCCTTTCCTAAATTGTTTACGCCAAGCTTTAAAACTATCCTTTTGAAAGCGAACTATAAATCATTAGAGCGCACTATAATGGAGCACTTTAAAATACAGGAAGAAGACATTATTGAACATGCACAAAAATGCATTACAATTCAGGAATTAATTGATGAATTTGAACAACAAAACTCGGATAAAAAGGTGAGCAAAGCGATGGCGCTTACTAAAATCGTGCAGCTTTTAAGAAGTTCCTTTAAAATAAAAAGTGTGAATCCGATTTCGATGGTTGTTACATCTATGCTTGAAGTTGGAATTAGCAATGCATTTCCGGTATTACAAGCTATCAGTAAGTATATGAATGAAATTCGTCAGATTGCGGATGACATGATTGTTGAAGAACAGAAAATTTATAAACAACAATAG
- a CDS encoding alpha-glucosidase: MILCTRKWWKEAVCYQIYPRSFKDSNGDGIGDINGITEKLDYLKDLGIDVIWVSPIFESPNDDNGYDISDYQEIMRDFGTMEDFDRLLYEVHARGMKLILDLVINHTSDEHSWFVEAKKSKDNEFRDWYIWKDGKDDKEPNNWASIFEGSAWEYDATTNQYYMHVFSRKQPDLNWENENMRQAIYNMVNWWLDKGIDGFRVDAISHIKKSFDKGDLPGADKLGYAESFEGHMNQPGIQEYLQELKENTFDKYDIMTVGEANGVTIEDSEEWVGEENGKFNMVFQFEHLNLWDHNVGKSFDIKGYKDVLNSWQKGLEDKGWNALFIENHDRQRVSSTWGDDEEYWYESSTSHAVVYFLQQGTPFIYQGQEIGMTNYPFEDIIDFDDVHAKNIYNQELKKGVPKEEVIEMLRRISRDNTRTPMQWDDTKNAGFTKGTPWLKVNPNFEDINVFKQEKDENSILNFYKQLIQLKKKHLTLTYGTFDLIYPEDTKVFAYTRTYEGDQFIIIGNLSHDKVTLKKDESLKMSDESLVLYNYQKEERSEDIFTFQPFEARIYHIENR, translated from the coding sequence ATCATTTTGTGCACTAGAAAATGGTGGAAAGAAGCGGTCTGTTATCAAATCTATCCAAGAAGCTTTAAGGATTCTAATGGTGATGGAATTGGTGATATCAATGGTATCACGGAGAAGCTCGATTATTTAAAGGATCTAGGTATCGATGTCATATGGGTGAGCCCGATATTTGAGTCTCCTAATGATGATAATGGATATGATATTAGTGATTATCAAGAGATTATGCGAGATTTCGGGACAATGGAAGACTTTGATCGCTTGCTTTATGAAGTACATGCAAGAGGCATGAAATTGATTCTAGACCTTGTCATTAATCATACAAGTGACGAACACAGCTGGTTTGTAGAAGCGAAGAAGAGTAAAGATAATGAATTTCGTGACTGGTACATATGGAAAGATGGCAAAGATGATAAAGAGCCTAACAACTGGGCTAGTATATTTGAAGGATCAGCATGGGAGTACGATGCAACGACAAATCAATATTACATGCACGTATTCAGCAGAAAGCAACCAGATTTAAACTGGGAAAATGAAAACATGCGCCAAGCGATATATAATATGGTGAACTGGTGGCTGGACAAAGGTATCGATGGATTCAGGGTGGATGCGATTAGTCATATTAAGAAAAGTTTTGATAAGGGAGATTTGCCTGGAGCAGATAAGCTGGGCTACGCAGAATCTTTCGAAGGACATATGAATCAACCAGGTATTCAAGAGTACTTGCAGGAACTTAAAGAAAATACATTTGATAAATATGACATTATGACAGTGGGTGAAGCCAATGGTGTAACGATTGAAGACTCAGAAGAATGGGTCGGTGAAGAGAACGGCAAATTCAATATGGTCTTTCAATTTGAACATTTAAATCTATGGGATCATAACGTAGGTAAGAGCTTTGATATTAAAGGGTATAAAGATGTTCTGAATAGCTGGCAAAAAGGACTTGAGGATAAAGGATGGAATGCGCTATTTATTGAGAACCATGATCGTCAACGGGTGTCATCTACATGGGGAGATGATGAAGAATATTGGTATGAAAGTTCTACAAGTCATGCTGTTGTATATTTCTTGCAGCAAGGAACACCATTTATATATCAAGGGCAAGAAATAGGTATGACGAACTACCCATTTGAAGATATTATAGATTTCGATGATGTACATGCAAAGAATATTTATAATCAAGAACTCAAAAAAGGTGTACCTAAAGAAGAAGTGATTGAGATGCTAAGACGTATCTCAAGAGACAATACGAGAACTCCGATGCAGTGGGATGATACGAAAAATGCGGGATTCACGAAAGGAACACCATGGCTTAAAGTAAATCCAAATTTTGAAGATATCAATGTATTTAAACAAGAGAAAGATGAAAATTCCATCTTAAATTTCTATAAGCAGTTAATCCAGCTTAAGAAAAAACATCTTACATTAACATATGGGACATTTGATTTAATCTACCCTGAAGATACTAAAGTATTTGCATATACGAGAACGTATGAAGGTGATCAGTTTATAATCATTGGAAATTTGAGTCACGACAAAGTGACGTTGAAAAAAGATGAATCGCTTAAAATGAGTGATGAATCCCTTGTACTCTATAACTATCAGAAAGAAGAAAGATCTGAGGACATATTTACTTTTCAGCCTTTTGAGGCGCGTATATACCATATCGAAAACAGGTGA
- a CDS encoding FadR/GntR family transcriptional regulator, protein MGKLERKKLYEEIAEVITEKIKNGEYSRGDKLPSIQALSKEYGVGQASIREALNALRVIGLLEIKHGEGTFVKAIETSAFTPEIALYDKEDIKDLLEVRKVLEIGSVRAAAMHRSEQQLEAIHYTLKQMEQAMHDREIGEESDLNFHLSIAEASNNKLLKHMLVEVSDKIKTVMKETRQIWLFNEEKSIEKLFNEHTEIFLAIKNRNIKLSEKKMLKHLEDVEEVLIAHYKI, encoded by the coding sequence ATGGGGAAATTAGAACGCAAGAAATTATACGAAGAGATTGCCGAAGTAATTACTGAGAAGATAAAAAACGGAGAATATAGTAGGGGAGACAAGCTGCCTTCAATTCAAGCTTTGTCTAAAGAATACGGTGTTGGACAGGCCTCTATTCGTGAGGCGCTAAATGCATTACGTGTGATTGGGCTGTTGGAAATAAAGCATGGTGAGGGTACATTTGTTAAAGCGATTGAAACCTCTGCATTTACACCTGAAATAGCGCTATATGACAAGGAAGATATCAAGGATCTCCTTGAAGTGCGTAAAGTGCTTGAAATTGGATCTGTCAGAGCAGCTGCGATGCATAGATCCGAACAGCAATTGGAAGCGATACACTATACATTAAAACAAATGGAACAGGCAATGCATGACAGGGAAATAGGCGAAGAAAGCGACTTAAACTTTCATCTTTCTATTGCAGAAGCTTCTAATAATAAATTGTTAAAGCATATGTTAGTAGAAGTATCAGATAAAATTAAGACAGTGATGAAAGAAACGAGACAGATTTGGTTATTTAATGAAGAAAAATCAATTGAAAAGCTTTTTAATGAGCATACAGAGATTTTTCTGGCTATAAAAAATAGAAATATAAAACTTTCTGAGAAAAAAATGCTTAAACACCTGGAAGATGTGGAAGAAGTATTAATAGCGCATTATAAAATATAA
- a CDS encoding (Fe-S)-binding protein gives MKVSLFSTCLVDVFEKRVGIATVELLEKLGCEVDFPAAQVCCGQPAYNSGYHEETKKAAKNMIKAFEQSEVVVAPSGSCVTMFKHYPDLFKNDAKWQARAQELADKTYEVTQFIVEVLGITNVGAKLDGVATIHPSCHMTRLLGNVTAPAKLLNEVEGLEVVELPNYYNCCGFGGTFAVKMSDVSGEMVDEKVDCIVESGADYLVGGDCSCLMNIDGRLRRRGVDVKAVHIIEILNNQVEAVTTR, from the coding sequence ATGAAAGTAAGCTTATTCAGTACATGTTTAGTAGATGTATTCGAAAAACGTGTGGGTATTGCAACAGTAGAATTATTAGAGAAACTGGGATGTGAAGTAGATTTCCCGGCAGCACAAGTATGTTGTGGACAACCTGCTTATAACTCAGGGTATCACGAGGAAACGAAGAAAGCTGCGAAGAATATGATTAAAGCTTTCGAGCAATCAGAAGTTGTCGTTGCACCTTCAGGATCATGTGTAACGATGTTTAAACATTATCCGGATCTATTCAAAAACGATGCAAAGTGGCAAGCACGTGCACAGGAACTTGCAGATAAAACGTATGAAGTTACGCAGTTCATTGTAGAAGTGCTAGGTATTACAAATGTAGGCGCAAAGCTTGATGGTGTAGCTACAATTCATCCATCATGCCATATGACACGCCTGTTAGGGAATGTGACTGCGCCTGCTAAACTTCTGAATGAAGTAGAAGGACTAGAAGTTGTTGAATTACCTAACTACTATAACTGTTGTGGTTTCGGTGGAACATTTGCTGTTAAAATGAGCGATGTTTCAGGTGAAATGGTAGATGAAAAAGTAGATTGCATCGTTGAAAGTGGTGCGGATTATTTAGTTGGTGGAGACTGCAGTTGTTTGATGAATATTGATGGTAGATTAAGACGTCGTGGTGTTGATGTGAAAGCTGTACATATCATTGAAATCTTAAATAACCAAGTGGAGGCGGTGACTACACGATGA
- a CDS encoding LutB/LldF family L-lactate oxidation iron-sulfur protein — protein MSMRIGNETFKQAVKTELKDEFMRGAVSSAQDRLRERKLKTQEDLGNWEEWRDHSEEIRQHTLANLDYYLNMLSENVAAKGGHVFFAETAEEANQYVQKVLRDKNAKKVAKSKSMVTEEIGLNEAMEAVGCEVIETDLGEYILQVDDHNPPSHIVVPALHLNKEQIEKVFKEKLGYDKSSQPEELALFARQKLREEFLSADVGITGCNFGVAESGSFSLVTNEGNARMVTTLPKTQITVMGMERLVPTHEELEVLVSMLTRSAVGQKLTSYVTTLTGPRAEDEIDGPEEFHLIIVDNGRSKILGTQFQSILQCIRCAACVNVCPVYRQTGGHSYGSIYPGPVGAVLSPLLGGYDTYKELPYASTLCGACTEACPVKIPLHDLLLEHRRVIVEEEHMSPVAERLVMKGFAQGASHSTLFKYGTKAAPALMSPFENKDKGMITKGPKPLQAWTNSRDFPMPDDENFRDWMQKRLKRGAK, from the coding sequence ATGAGTATGAGAATAGGTAACGAAACGTTTAAGCAAGCAGTTAAAACTGAACTTAAAGATGAATTTATGCGTGGTGCTGTCAGTAGTGCGCAAGATAGATTAAGAGAACGCAAGCTTAAAACACAAGAGGACCTTGGAAACTGGGAAGAGTGGAGAGACCATTCTGAAGAGATTCGTCAACATACGCTTGCAAACCTTGACTATTACTTAAACATGCTTTCTGAGAATGTCGCTGCTAAAGGTGGTCATGTATTCTTCGCTGAAACAGCAGAAGAAGCCAATCAATATGTTCAAAAAGTACTACGTGACAAAAATGCTAAAAAAGTAGCAAAATCAAAATCAATGGTAACTGAAGAAATTGGTCTGAATGAAGCGATGGAAGCGGTAGGATGTGAAGTCATCGAGACAGACTTAGGAGAATATATTCTTCAAGTCGATGATCATAATCCACCTTCACATATCGTTGTACCTGCACTTCATCTTAATAAAGAGCAAATCGAAAAGGTCTTCAAAGAAAAACTTGGATATGATAAATCAAGTCAGCCGGAAGAACTTGCGTTATTTGCGCGTCAAAAGTTACGTGAAGAGTTTCTTTCTGCTGATGTCGGGATTACAGGATGTAACTTCGGTGTTGCAGAAAGTGGTTCATTCAGCCTAGTTACAAATGAAGGTAACGCACGTATGGTAACAACATTACCTAAAACTCAGATTACAGTTATGGGTATGGAACGTTTAGTTCCTACACATGAAGAACTGGAAGTATTAGTATCAATGCTTACGCGTTCGGCTGTAGGACAAAAATTAACAAGTTATGTGACAACTTTAACAGGCCCACGTGCGGAAGATGAAATTGATGGTCCGGAAGAGTTTCATTTAATTATTGTTGATAATGGACGCTCTAAAATTTTAGGAACGCAATTCCAATCTATTCTACAATGTATTCGTTGTGCTGCTTGTGTAAATGTTTGTCCTGTTTATCGTCAAACAGGTGGTCATTCATATGGTTCGATTTATCCAGGACCAGTTGGAGCGGTATTATCGCCATTACTTGGTGGATATGACACGTACAAAGAATTACCATATGCTTCTACATTATGTGGTGCTTGTACTGAAGCATGTCCTGTTAAGATCCCGTTACATGACTTATTGCTTGAACACAGACGTGTTATTGTTGAGGAAGAACATATGTCACCAGTTGCAGAACGTCTTGTCATGAAAGGTTTTGCACAAGGAGCTAGTCATTCAACTTTATTTAAATACGGTACTAAAGCAGCACCAGCATTAATGTCTCCGTTTGAAAACAAAGATAAAGGTATGATTACTAAAGGTCCTAAGCCTTTACAAGCATGGACAAATTCTCGTGATTTCCCAATGCCGGATGATGAAAACTTCCGCGATTGGATGCAAAAAAGATTGAAAAGAGGTGCGAAATAA